A stretch of the Notamacropus eugenii isolate mMacEug1 chromosome 2, mMacEug1.pri_v2, whole genome shotgun sequence genome encodes the following:
- the GPR25 gene encoding probable G-protein coupled receptor 25 codes for MVGLAPLSFSSTSSFSTHFYLHPSPSLQPPSLTWASRKGGVRGMSSEANILKSCPRCHFSKSKPRLRVHLEKLATMTTESWSPSPGEGDENYEWSGDYGEPMFCPTPDLPYGHIFIPLLYLAAFGVGLVGNSFVVWLLAWQQGPQRLVDTFVLHLAVADLMCVVTLPFWATAAGLGGHWTFGEGLCKVSSFIIAVTRCASILLLAGMSVDRYLAVVKLLDARPFRNQGCMLTTCGVIWTISLLSGVPSLVYRKLLPMPVGPGSLCGDDPADIFQWLSLLVLFLTFFIPLGIILFCYSLISQRLWNPPHLGRGRKNSLRIIFAIVGTFTCSWLPFSILKTFFHIAHLRTLPLDCSLLLALRWGLSLSTCFAFVNSSANPIIYLLLDRSFRARVQGSCKGTRLPLAGRVSSTSSLSGGDSSIFQSWPMGRARNTRLAPRLSLLQDP; via the coding sequence ATGGTTGGGTTAGCTCCTCTATCTTTCTCTTCTACAAGCTCTTTCTCCACCCACTTCTATctccacccctctccctccctccaaccaCCTTCTTTAACCTGGGCTAGCAGGAAGGGAGGTGTCAGGGGAATGAGCAGTGAGGCAAACATCTTAAAAAGCTGCCCGAGATGTCATTTTAGCAAATCTAAGCCAAGGCTCAGGGTCCATCTAGAGAAGCTGGCCACCATGACAACAGAATCCTGGAGCCCTAGCCCTGGAGAGGGAGATGAAAACTATGAGTGGTCTGGGGACTATGGGGAGCCAATGTTCTGTCCCACTCCTGACCTCCCCTATGGCCACATCTTTATACCCCTCCTCTACCTGGCTGCCTTTGGGGTGGGGCTGGTGGGAAACTCCTTTGTGGTTTGGCTGCTGGCTTGGCAGCAGGGCCCGCAGCGGCTCGTGGATACTTTTGTTCTCCATTTGGCTGTGGCTGACCTGATGTGTGTGGTCACTCTACCATTCTGGGCCACAGCAGCTGGACTGGGTGGCCATTGGACCTTTGGAGAGGGCCTGTGCAAGGTCAGCAGTTTTATTATCGCAGTGACTCGATGTGCCAGTATCCTGCTTTTGGCTGGCATGAGTGTGGATCGATACTTAGCCGTGGTGAAACTCCTGGATGCTAGGCCTTTCCGGAACCAGGGCTGCATGCTGACGACATGTGGCGTGATCTGGACCATCTCTCTTCTGTCGGGGGTTCCCTCCTTGGTCTATAGGAAACTGCTGCCCATGCCAGTGGGTCCAGGCAGCCTGTGTGGAGATGACCCTGCTGACATCTTCCAGTGGCTCAGCCTCCTGGTCCTCTTCCTCACATTCTTCATCCCCCTGGGTATCATCCTTTTCTGCTACTCCCTCATCTCTCAGCGTCTCTGGAACCCTCCCCACCTGGGCCGGGGTAGGAAGAACTCCCTCAGGATCATCTTTGCCATCGTGGGCACTTTCACCTGCTCCTGGCTCCCCTTCAGCATCCTGAAGACCTTTTTCCACATTGCCCACCTGAGGACTCTGCCTTTAGACTGCTCACTGCTTCTGGCACTGCGCTGGggcctctctctctctacctgttTTGCCTTCGTCAACAGTAGTGCCAACCCCATCATCTACTTACTTCTAGATCGATCCTTCCGGGCTCGGGTTCAGGGATCATGCAAGGGGACTCGCCTTCCCCTGGCCGGCAGAGTGAGCTCAACCTCATCTCTCTCAGGGGGAGACAGTTCTATATTCCAAAGTTGGCCCATGGGACGGGCACGGAACACCCGCCTGGCCCCTAGACTTTCCTTGCTCCAGGATCcatga